GCGGGCCCAACGAGGCGGCGTATCGGGCTTCCGCCATGCCGTACGAGGGGTTCATGCGCTACGCCGCCGGGGTGAGGGCCGGCCGCGGCGGGCCGCCCCCGAACGCGCCGCGCGACATTGTCATCTACGACGTGCAGGACCAGACTGCGAGCGTCAAGGTGACCGCGTGGTGGGGGACGGACTACCTGCTGCTGGGCAAGGAAAACGGCCGCTGGATGATCACGCACGTGCTATGGCAGAGCTCGCCGCGAACAGAAGTCCGTTAGGCACTTCAGGCGGCGAGCAATCTGCCGATTACGTAGCTGTGAGTCCGACCTCGAACCGCCGCTTCACACAGAGACAAGCAGTTGCAGTTCAGATCAGCGCGCCATCGAGAAAAAGCTCGCCGCGCTCG
The nucleotide sequence above comes from Longimicrobium sp.. Encoded proteins:
- a CDS encoding nuclear transport factor 2 family protein yields the protein MRRFALVLILLFAAVLPARAQQSTDREQVRRAALDYVEGFYEGDSTKLVRSVSPNVRKNGYARGPNEAAYRASAMPYEGFMRYAAGVRAGRGGPPPNAPRDIVIYDVQDQTASVKVTAWWGTDYLLLGKENGRWMITHVLWQSSPRTEVR